Below is a window of Candidatus Bathyarchaeota archaeon DNA.
ATAATAAGGATCCAAAACAAGAATTTTGGCAAATTGGGACATGCATGGCTTATCTTTGTGTTCTCTACGAAAAAATGATAGATAAGTGGGATTTCTCAGAAAGAGAAGCCTCTCCATACCTCGAAACTTCTTTAAAGCTACTTAAATTTGAAAAAACTATGCCGTTATATACATATTTCTGGCCTTCAAAATGTAAGGTGGGATGGGGCGCTGGAGAATTACTTCGAATACTATTAAAATATAGAATAAAGGAAGAATTCATTAATGATGCATATGATATATGTAAAAAGGTCGCAATATTTACATTTATAGATAACCAATTATATGATGGGGGGTGGCCATGTATGCATTACCCATTAAGTGAAGAAACCCCAGAAATAGAGTTTAATTATAAACCTTTAAAAGGTATAGTTAATATTCCTGAAGAGAAAATACCAAACTCAAAAACTATTTTCCTTCCACGCGAAGAAATTACTGGGGAATTTTTAGGCGAAATGAAGTCAATCGAAAAAGGGATAACAGAATTATTAAAATTTAAATACAATTTTAAATGGTGAATAAAAATGGGTAAAAATATTTGGATTGCCCGAGATTATTTAAAATGTAGCGGATGCAGAAAATGTGAAATAGCATGTTCACTTTTTCATGAAGGGAAGATTTGGCCAGAAGCATCAAGAATTAGAATATTTATGTTATTTCCAGGATTAGAAGTACCTCATCTATGTACTCAATGTGATAATTATCCTTGTGTAAATTCATGCAAGTTTAATGCGCTTTCAATTAATGAGAAAACTGGTGCAGTTATTGTAAACAAAGAAGCTTGTACCGCATGTGGAGTTTGTATAAATGCCTGTCCAGGCAAAGTTCCATGGTTACACCCAAAGGAAAAATATGTTTTAATATGTGATCTTTGTGGTGGAAACCCTAAGTGTGTCGAAGAATGTCATGAAGGAGGGTGGGATGCTTTAAAAATAATACCGAAAACAGTTTTGGGTTTTGAAAGAAAAAATTATAAATTGTATGCTAGAGAACCTGAGGACGTTACTAAAGAATTAGCTAAAGTGATTTATGGGGAGGAAGTGAGTTAAAATGTATGGTTACACCGGTAAATTACTAGAAGTGGATCTTTCAAATAAAAAAATAAATGAGATAAAAATTGATGAGGAAATTTTAAAGCAATATATAGGTGGGAGAGGTTTAGCGGTTAAAATTCTTTGGGATCGAATTGGCATCAAATGGGATTCGATAAATCCTTTTAGCCCAGAAAATATTTTATTGATTTTAACTGGGCCTTTAACAGGGTTTTTTCCTGGAGGAAGAATCTGTATTTCAGGCAAGTCGCCTCAAAGTAATGGAGTCGTCGGTTCTACAGTAGGAGGCGAATTTGGAATTGAACTTAAATGCGCAGGTTACGATGGAATAATAATCTCTGGAAAAGCTGAAACACCATGCTACATTTTTATTTCAGATTCTTATGTAGAGATTAAACGAGCAAGTCACATTTGGGGAAAAGGAGGAAAAGAAACACTAAAAACTCTTTTAAATGAAGGAAGAATGATGCTTCAAAAAAATAAATTAGGAAAATGGAGGGAACCTGCTGTTTTATATATAGGACCGGCTGGAGAACGAAAAGTTAGGTTGGCAGCAGTTATGAGTAAGTTAACTCACGCTGCTGGTTATGGCGGTTATGGAGCGGTTATGGGATCAAAAAATCTTAAAGCAATTTTAGTTAAAGGTACTGGACCACTTCCTGAAGTTTTCAATATAGAAGAGGTTAATAAACTTATTAAATGTGCTTGTAAGGAATGTTATGAAAATCAAGCATTATTTAGACAATGGGGCACAGGTTACGGTGGTTATTATTTTGGAAATGTTACAAGTTCTGAGCCTATTAAAAACTGGCAAGAGGAGTGGCATGAGGAGAAAAGTTACTCAGTTACTCAATTTGAAAGATTCTGGGTTAAACGTTACTGGGGAGATTTCGGTTGTCCAACTACATGTCTCAAAATTTCAACTTTCAAAATGAATTCCGAAAATATAGTAAGCGATAACCCTGATTATGAATTGCAAGCTTATCTTGGAACTAACTTAGGTATATTTAACCCGGTTGAAAACATATACTTATCTAGTTTAATTGATGAATTAGGGTTATGTGGAATAAACACAGGGAATATTTTAGGTTTTGTTGGAGAACTTTATGAAAAAGGTATTTTAACAAAAGAAGATTTAGATGGGGTAGAATTAACATGGGGAAATCTTAATGCATTTGCTTTATTAATTAAGAAGATAGCCTACAGAGAGGATATAGGGGATATTCTTGCAGAAGGTATTTATAGAGCTGCTTTAAAACTTTCAGAAATTAAAAAGAAAGATTTACTTAAATACACTGTTCAATCTAAAGCTATTGCAATAGGGGCTCATGGTGTGAGAAGCGGTTTGGATTATACAGATAAGATTTCCTATGCTTGCTCAACACAAGGGGGAGATCACACTTCAGTAGCTAAACTCCCTTTAGATCATCCAAATAGTGAATTGACGGTTTTATTTTATGATTCGGGCGTAGTTTGTTGGTTTAATGATTGGGCTATTCAAAAAGATTTAAAATGGAAATTTATTAAAGCGGTTACTGGTTGGGATATAACAGAGAAAAAATGGTATGAAGAGTTGGCACCAAGGATATTAAGTATTCAAAGAATCTTACTTTTAATCGGTGGTCCAGATATTAAATGGATTCCTTTAAAAGATGATGAAAATCCCCAAAGATTTTATGAACCTTTACCTTCTGGTCCAGCAAAAGGACGATATGTTGATAGAAAGAAGTTCGAAGAAGAAAGGAAAGAATACTATAAAGCTTTAGGTTGGAGTGAGAAAGGTATTCCAACAAGCGAAACTTTAATGAAACTTGGTTTAAATGATGTAGTTCAGTTTTTAAAGCAAAAAATAAATGGGTTTTATTTAGATTCTACTTCTTGATACCATCTTTTTTTCGCTCCTATTTTTGCTCTCATTTTCCATTTCATACTTTTAGGTTCTTTATCTATTTTTTCAAGCAATTGAGCAATTTTGTTATTTAAATCTTTAATATCATTATCACTTAACACATTTGATTTGTTAATATGCTCTATGAAGAAATCTTTTAATCTATTTAGGTTTGTAGTCACAGTGTAATAAAATCCCCAATCATCGGCTAATAATTCAGCAATATAATTCCAGTTTATACAATCATTATCGCTATCCTCTAATTTATGTTCTCTTAACAACATTATTACATCTATGGCATCTTTTTCAGTAAAATTAACTATTTGTAATTTTTCTAATAATAACTCAGCCAAAGGAATTGTTGGATAATCAACTTCTAATCTCCCTCTAAAATTTATTTTATGACACATATTAAGCTCATCAAAAAACACGTCTGCCACATAAGTTTTATCTTTAGAGTAAAAAGTATATCGTTTAGCTTCATAAATTGCTAAACTTTTCTTTAAATTATAACCAAATTTTTCGAAAAGTTTTACTATTTCAGAGGCATATTTATTGTATGCAACAAAGTCTAAATCTGAAAGTGTCCTATTAAGTTTTGTATGAATCCATGAAAAAGTAGGGGAATGCAACCTAAAAGCAACAGCGCCTAAAATTCTAATTACAACACCGCATTGTTTTGCTTCTTCTACAATTTTTATAGCTTCTTGGGAAAAATCCAAGATAGTTTACCTCATAGTATTTTTAACCCGAAGTTAACATATATCCTTTAACTTTATCTTTTTCAAGGTTTACTATAGCTCCCCTAAGTATTCCTTCTCCATACTCACTTCCAGGATTTATACATAGTGTACGACCAATTACTCGTACTCCTCTAGACTCATGTATATGGCCATGTAAACCAAGTAATGGCTGATATTTTTCTATTGCTTTTCGAACAGCTATAGATCCTACTGGAATCATTTTAAATCCATCAGCACCAGTTACTGGTTTAAAGTTTTCATTTAACTTTGGTGCTGTATCTAAACCTGAATCATATGGAGGACAATGAAAATTGAATATAGCATTTTTAACATTTTTAACATTAGAGATCATAATCTCAATCTTTTTTTCTAATTCTTCCTCAGAAATATCACGTGGGCATTTCCATGGAGTTACATTAGAGTAACCAGTACTAATCATTTCATGATATCCGTCTATTTCAACAACCTTCCCTTCTGGATTCATTACATTTATAAAATTATACTTTTCAAAGATAGTATCTATTTCAAGGCTATCATCATTACCTGGAGTAATAAACAATTTTATATTTTTATTTTTCAATTTTTCTTCAGCTACTTTTAACCAATTTTCTACTCTTTCCACCATTAGTTTTAAAAATAAGCTCTCAACTAACCCTTTGTTAATTGTAAGTTCCTCAATTTCTTTCTCATTTGTTAAGTATGGATAGTTGCCTCCATCTTTAATCAATTGTTCAATTCTTTTAATTTCTTCTTCATTTTTTAGTATTTTATCGACTCCAAGATAGTTTACCTTATAATATCCATCACTTTGCTTAATTATAGGGATTATCATTTTTCCAGTTATATCGCCCCCTACGATAATAACGTTAGGTTTATAAACTTCTCCTGCTCTCAATAATTTCATAAAACATTTCTCAGAACCATGAAGATCTGTAGCATAAAATATTCTAGTAAACATTTTTTCACCCATTTAAGTTATTAAAATTGTTAATTCTATTATTTAAAATTTTCTTCATTAACTCTGGAAATTTCATTCCAGAGCTTGTTATTGTAACACATATTCTATCATTTTTAGTAAACATTAAATGTCTTAAGGCTGCTACTGGAGCTGCAGATGCAGGTTCAGCAATAATCCCTTGTTTTGCTAAACTTATGCATGCATCTTTTATTTCGTCGTCTGAAACCTCTATAATTTCCCCTTTAGTCTCATTTATTAATTCAGAAATTTTCGGTTCTTCGAGTTTATAAAATCCTTTTATGCTATGGGCTATGTTAGTTTTAGGTGCTATGGCTGCGACCATTTGTGCTTTTGTTCTCTTGCTTAATAAACCTTTACCTACACCTACAAAGTGTGTTCCATTGTTAGTTGGGCAAATTACTATTGTTGGTTTTATTTTTGCTATTTCCACCCCTATGTAACTATTTCCAATTAATCTTTCAGGACAATCTCCTGCATTAGCATTATAAATATGTTTATTATTCTTTATAAAATCTTTTAGAGCTTTAACAGCAGTTAGATAATTCCCTTTAACCCTATGAATTACTGGATGGAAAATTTTTATAAGATTAATCTTTTCATTAGGTATATCGGAGCCTATAAATATGTGAGCTTCAAAACCAACCATGTATGCATAAGCTGAAAAAGATACAGCCGCATTTCCAGAGCTGGCACAAGCAAGTTTATTATATCCTTTCTTTTTCATATTTAAGATGACCATAACGCTTTCTCTATCTTTATGACTTCCAGTAGGATTCACTAATTCTAATTTAGCATAAATTTTACATCCAAATTCTTTGCTTTCTTTTTCAAGTTTAATTAAAGGTGTATTCCAACAGGGGTAAGTTAGAAACAATATTATCAGCTCATTACCCTATACTATATTTTGAAGAAGTTTAAATTTTTGTTTTAACTTTTTAATCATGTCTTCTGCAACTTTGTTAAGATCGTTAAATTCTGGTTTCCAACCCCATTCTTCTCTAGCAATAGAATCATCTAAAGATTTAGGCCAAGAATCGGCTATAATTTGCCTATAATCTGGTTTATATTCACATGAGAATGTGGGAATAAACTTTTTGATAGCTTCTTCTAATTCTCCTGCAGAAAAACTCATAGAGTTAACGTTAAAAACTCTATGTTTCAACTTTGACTCTTCTACTTTTGCTAAATTTATTAATGCTTTAATAGCATCAGGCATATACATAATGGGGAGAACTGTATCTTTTCTTACGAAACAAGTATAATGTTTACCCTCTACAGCTGCATAAAACATTTCAACAGTATAATCGGTTGTGCCACCTCCAGGTTTAGTTTCGCTACTGATTATTCCTGGAAACCTTACGCATCGGAAGTCAACACCGTATTTTTTAAAATAATAATTTCCCAATAATTCTTCGCAAACTTTTGTAATGCCATACATAGTTTCTGGAAACATAATTGTATCATTAGGTGTGTTAAATTTAGGGGCATTTTGACCAAATACTGCTATAGAGCTTGCAGTTATAAGTTTTAACTTATATTTTCTTGTAACTTCAAGAATATTGTAAAAGCCATTCATGTTAACTTCATAGCATAATTGAGGGTTTTGCTCACCAATAGCTGAAAGAATTGAAGCTAAATGATATATTGTATCAACATCATTATCCATGACTATTTTAGCTAATTGTTCTTTATCCATAATATTTAAATAATAAAATGGTCCAGAGTTACGTAGCTTTTTAGTTGGTTTTGTAATATGCCCTGTAGCTATAACATTATCTTTTCCATATATACTTCTAAGCGCTGGAACTAATTCGCTTCCAATTTGACCGCACGCACCAGTTACAAGTATTTTAGTCATAAAAGCCACTCCGTAAAAGTCCTATTTAATTATTCCAAGTTTTTTGCCACATTTTTCTAGTGCTTCAATAGCTTTATCTAACTGCTCTTTATTATGTTCACTACATAATTGAATTCTTATTCTAGCTTTACCTTTAGGTACCATAGGGTAAAATATTGGTAAAACAAATATGCCTTCTTCCCAAAGTAATCTAGCGAATTCTTTAGCTTTTTCACTTTCTCCACAAATTATTGGAATAATTGGTGTTTCAGTATTGCCTGTATCGAATCCTAAATCTTTTACAGCTTTTAAAAAGTATTCTCTATTCCTCCAAAGTCTTTTAACTCTTTCAGGTTCATTTTCTAAAACATCTATAGCAGCTATGCAAGCTGCTGCTATCCCTGGAGGAAGGGCACCAGATAACAAGAATGTACGAGCTTTATTGTAAAGGAAGGCACGAATTTCTTCGCTTCCACATGAGATGTGCCCTCCAACTACTCCAAAAGCTTTGCTAAAAGTCCCCATTTCTAAATGAACTTCATCACGACTAAGACCAAAATAGTTTACAATTCCTCTTCCATTTTCACCTAATACACCTTCACCATGAGCATCGTCAACATAAACTCCAGCTCCATGTTCTTTAGCTAGCTTAACGATTTCAGGTAAAGGCGCTATATCTCCATCCATACTGAATACTCCATCTGTTAAAATCCATATATGATTATATGGAGGGTTATGTTTTTCAGCCTCCTCTAAAACTCTAGCTAAATCATTTACATCTCTATGTTTATATACTACGCGATCTGCATGACTTAATCTAACACCATCAATTATGCTGCCATGATTAAGTTCATCTGAAATATAAAGATCACCTTTACCACAAAGCTGTGGAATAACCCCTTCATTAACCATATAACCTGTTTGAAAAGTTAATGAAGCGGGCGCACCTTTAAATTTAGCTATACGCTTATCTAATTCTTCGTGTAAACTCATGTTACCTGCTATCGATCTATCACTTCCAGCTCCTGCTCCATATTTTCTAGTTGCATTTACCATAGCTTCTACAACTTTAGGGTGAGTTGATAAATTTAAGTAATTATTAGCGCATAGCATAAGAACATCTTTTCCATTTACTTTACATACAGGTTGACTTGCAGTTTGAAGCTCTTTAAGTTCC
It encodes the following:
- a CDS encoding 4Fe-4S dicluster domain-containing protein; this encodes MGKNIWIARDYLKCSGCRKCEIACSLFHEGKIWPEASRIRIFMLFPGLEVPHLCTQCDNYPCVNSCKFNALSINEKTGAVIVNKEACTACGVCINACPGKVPWLHPKEKYVLICDLCGGNPKCVEECHEGGWDALKIIPKTVLGFERKNYKLYAREPEDVTKELAKVIYGEEVS
- a CDS encoding aldehyde ferredoxin oxidoreductase, giving the protein MYGYTGKLLEVDLSNKKINEIKIDEEILKQYIGGRGLAVKILWDRIGIKWDSINPFSPENILLILTGPLTGFFPGGRICISGKSPQSNGVVGSTVGGEFGIELKCAGYDGIIISGKAETPCYIFISDSYVEIKRASHIWGKGGKETLKTLLNEGRMMLQKNKLGKWREPAVLYIGPAGERKVRLAAVMSKLTHAAGYGGYGAVMGSKNLKAILVKGTGPLPEVFNIEEVNKLIKCACKECYENQALFRQWGTGYGGYYFGNVTSSEPIKNWQEEWHEEKSYSVTQFERFWVKRYWGDFGCPTTCLKISTFKMNSENIVSDNPDYELQAYLGTNLGIFNPVENIYLSSLIDELGLCGINTGNILGFVGELYEKGILTKEDLDGVELTWGNLNAFALLIKKIAYREDIGDILAEGIYRAALKLSEIKKKDLLKYTVQSKAIAIGAHGVRSGLDYTDKISYACSTQGGDHTSVAKLPLDHPNSELTVLFYDSGVVCWFNDWAIQKDLKWKFIKAVTGWDITEKKWYEELAPRILSIQRILLLIGGPDIKWIPLKDDENPQRFYEPLPSGPAKGRYVDRKKFEEERKEYYKALGWSEKGIPTSETLMKLGLNDVVQFLKQKINGFYLDSTS
- a CDS encoding metallophosphoesterase, giving the protein MFTRIFYATDLHGSEKCFMKLLRAGEVYKPNVIIVGGDITGKMIIPIIKQSDGYYKVNYLGVDKILKNEEEIKRIEQLIKDGGNYPYLTNEKEIEELTINKGLVESLFLKLMVERVENWLKVAEEKLKNKNIKLFITPGNDDSLEIDTIFEKYNFINVMNPEGKVVEIDGYHEMISTGYSNVTPWKCPRDISEEELEKKIEIMISNVKNVKNAIFNFHCPPYDSGLDTAPKLNENFKPVTGADGFKMIPVGSIAVRKAIEKYQPLLGLHGHIHESRGVRVIGRTLCINPGSEYGEGILRGAIVNLEKDKVKGYMLTSG
- a CDS encoding PLP-dependent lyase/thiolase yields the protein MFLTYPCWNTPLIKLEKESKEFGCKIYAKLELVNPTGSHKDRESVMVILNMKKKGYNKLACASSGNAAVSFSAYAYMVGFEAHIFIGSDIPNEKINLIKIFHPVIHRVKGNYLTAVKALKDFIKNNKHIYNANAGDCPERLIGNSYIGVEIAKIKPTIVICPTNNGTHFVGVGKGLLSKRTKAQMVAAIAPKTNIAHSIKGFYKLEEPKISELINETKGEIIEVSDDEIKDACISLAKQGIIAEPASAAPVAALRHLMFTKNDRICVTITSSGMKFPELMKKILNNRINNFNNLNG
- a CDS encoding NAD-dependent epimerase/dehydratase family protein, translating into MTKILVTGACGQIGSELVPALRSIYGKDNVIATGHITKPTKKLRNSGPFYYLNIMDKEQLAKIVMDNDVDTIYHLASILSAIGEQNPQLCYEVNMNGFYNILEVTRKYKLKLITASSIAVFGQNAPKFNTPNDTIMFPETMYGITKVCEELLGNYYFKKYGVDFRCVRFPGIISSETKPGGGTTDYTVEMFYAAVEGKHYTCFVRKDTVLPIMYMPDAIKALINLAKVEESKLKHRVFNVNSMSFSAGELEEAIKKFIPTFSCEYKPDYRQIIADSWPKSLDDSIAREEWGWKPEFNDLNKVAEDMIKKLKQKFKLLQNIV
- a CDS encoding aminotransferase class I/II-fold pyridoxal phosphate-dependent enzyme gives rise to the protein MVEEYNRLVKEQLNWELKELQTASQPVCKVNGKDVLMLCANNYLNLSTHPKVVEAMVNATRKYGAGAGSDRSIAGNMSLHEELDKRIAKFKGAPASLTFQTGYMVNEGVIPQLCGKGDLYISDELNHGSIIDGVRLSHADRVVYKHRDVNDLARVLEEAEKHNPPYNHIWILTDGVFSMDGDIAPLPEIVKLAKEHGAGVYVDDAHGEGVLGENGRGIVNYFGLSRDEVHLEMGTFSKAFGVVGGHISCGSEEIRAFLYNKARTFLLSGALPPGIAAACIAAIDVLENEPERVKRLWRNREYFLKAVKDLGFDTGNTETPIIPIICGESEKAKEFARLLWEEGIFVLPIFYPMVPKGKARIRIQLCSEHNKEQLDKAIEALEKCGKKLGIIK